One Helianthus annuus cultivar XRQ/B chromosome 7, HanXRQr2.0-SUNRISE, whole genome shotgun sequence genomic region harbors:
- the LOC118480539 gene encoding F-box/FBD/LRR-repeat protein At1g13570-like — protein sequence MDKLSKLPSGIIESTLCLLPIQEAARTSILSKEWRYHWTKIPKLVFIEEDAFEVSTDGAELSVLEQTFDRPSERKMMTNRCKLFYAIYQVLLVHEGPINEFTLCMPVDGSCVEIDHIIRHLSKKKTVKILKLDFNGSYRLPLSLFSFHQLTELYLNGCVLDHQPSSIGFGSLTTLNMQEIWTCDKTLLRLLSSCPLLKRLTINSDGGTIDESGDLTMADLFECLRGI from the exons ATGGATAAACTCAGCAAGCTTCCTTCGGGCATAATAGAGAGCACCTTATGTCTGCTACCGATTcaagaggcagcaaggacaagCATCCTCTCTAAGGAATGGAGGTACCATTGGACCAAAATCCCTAAACTTGTGTTTATTGAGGAGGATGCATTTGAAGTATCGACTGATGGGGCTGAGTTGTCCGTTTTAGAGCAGACGTTTGACAGACCAAGTGAGAGGAAAATGATGACCAACAGGTGTAAACTTTTCTATGCTATATACCAAGTTCTATTAGTGCACGAGGGCCCAATCAATGAGTTCACCCTTTGCATGCCTGTAGATGGCTCATGTGTTGAGATTGACCATATAATACGCCATTTGTCAAAGAAAAAAACTGTCAAGATATTAAAACTCGACTTTAATGGGAGCTATAGGCTACCCTTATCACTCTTCTCGTTCCATCAGTTAACAGAATTGTATCTCAATGGTTGTGTTCTTGACCATCAACCATCGTCTATTGGATTTGGTAGCCTTACAACCTTAAACATGCAAGAAATATGGACATGTGATAAAACGCTTTTGCGTCTTTTATCGAGCTGTCCATTACTTAAGAGGTTGACTATC AATAGTGATGGTGGAACTATTGATGAAAGTGGAGATTTGACCATGGCCGATCTCTTCGAGTGTTTACGGGGCATTTAA